In a single window of the Streptacidiphilus sp. P02-A3a genome:
- the pucD gene encoding xanthine dehydrogenase subunit D — protein sequence MRGEKNLQDITTAHPDGIGGSPLRPDGTLKVRGEFAYSSDLWHEDMLWGMALRAPHARARILSVDISEALTLPGVYALLTHEDIPGSKLYGLEIQDQPALAIDQIRYHGEAVAIVAADHPETARRALAKVKVEYEVLTPITTEEQCLDPQTHGYVHEPHEYRGHASGNIVHQQKVVSGLGVSDEVRALADVVVSGDYEVGMQDQAFLGPESGLAVPAEDGGIDLYIATQWLHVDRQQIAPVLGLPENKVRLTLAGVGGAFGGREDLSMQIHACLLAQRTGKPVKIVYSREESFFGHVHRHPARMHYEHGATRDGKLVYMQARIVLDGGAYASASPAVVGNASSLSVGPYEIPNVDVLAVALYSNNPSCGAMRGFGAVQACFAYETQLDRLAAELGMDPVELRQLNAVSQGSYLPTGQQIDAPAPVAELLRRVKDLPLPPPLGTAHPSPAAALDGGSASRTPVLDVRELPGALSNTSHGEGIVRGVGYAVGLKNVGFSEGFDDYSTARVRLEVIGGEPVAMVHTAMAEVGQGGVTVHGQIARTELGVERVTIHPANTEVGSAGSTSASRQTYMTGGAVKLAAEAVRNELFNLGRSRYGWTSNDLSLVGGKVVSASSGVLVSIVDLLGDQAIDLTREHHHRPTVPFDKETGQGFGHVQYTFCAHRAVVDVDVELGLVKVVELAACQDVGKALNPLSVIGQIQGGSTQGLGLAVMEEIITRDGKVRNPSFTDYLIPTILDTPPQPVEILELPDPHSPYGLRGVGEAPTLSSTPAIVSAIRAATGLALNRVPVRPEHITGT from the coding sequence ATCCGGGGCGAGAAGAACCTCCAGGACATCACCACCGCGCACCCGGACGGCATCGGCGGCTCGCCGCTGCGCCCGGACGGCACGCTCAAGGTCAGGGGCGAGTTCGCCTACTCCTCCGACCTGTGGCACGAGGACATGCTCTGGGGCATGGCGCTGCGCGCGCCGCACGCCCGGGCCCGGATCCTGTCCGTGGACATCTCCGAGGCGCTGACGCTGCCCGGCGTGTACGCGCTGCTCACCCACGAGGACATCCCCGGCAGCAAGCTCTACGGCCTGGAGATCCAGGACCAGCCGGCGCTGGCCATCGACCAGATCCGGTACCACGGCGAGGCGGTGGCGATCGTCGCCGCCGACCACCCGGAGACCGCGCGGCGCGCCCTGGCGAAGGTCAAGGTCGAGTACGAGGTGCTCACCCCGATCACCACCGAGGAGCAGTGCCTCGACCCGCAGACCCACGGCTACGTGCACGAGCCGCACGAGTACCGGGGCCACGCCTCCGGCAACATCGTGCACCAGCAGAAGGTGGTCTCCGGCCTCGGCGTCAGCGACGAGGTCCGGGCCCTGGCGGACGTCGTGGTCAGCGGTGACTACGAGGTCGGCATGCAGGACCAGGCCTTCCTCGGTCCGGAGTCCGGGCTGGCGGTGCCCGCCGAGGACGGCGGCATCGACCTGTACATCGCCACCCAGTGGCTGCACGTCGACCGGCAGCAGATCGCGCCGGTGCTGGGCCTGCCGGAGAACAAGGTGCGGCTGACCCTGGCCGGGGTCGGCGGCGCGTTCGGCGGGCGCGAGGACCTGTCGATGCAGATCCACGCCTGCCTGCTGGCGCAGCGCACCGGCAAGCCGGTGAAGATCGTGTACTCCCGCGAGGAGTCCTTCTTCGGGCACGTCCACCGCCACCCGGCGAGGATGCACTACGAGCACGGGGCGACCCGCGACGGCAAGCTGGTCTACATGCAGGCCCGGATCGTGCTGGACGGCGGCGCGTACGCCTCCGCCTCCCCGGCCGTGGTCGGCAACGCCTCCTCGCTGTCGGTCGGCCCGTACGAGATCCCGAACGTGGACGTGCTGGCGGTCGCGCTGTACAGCAACAACCCGTCCTGCGGCGCGATGCGCGGCTTCGGCGCGGTGCAGGCGTGCTTCGCCTACGAGACCCAGCTGGACCGGCTGGCCGCCGAGCTGGGCATGGACCCGGTCGAGCTGCGGCAGCTGAACGCCGTCTCGCAGGGCTCGTACCTGCCCACCGGACAGCAGATCGACGCCCCGGCGCCGGTCGCGGAGCTGCTGCGGAGGGTCAAGGACCTGCCGCTGCCGCCCCCGCTGGGCACCGCCCACCCGTCGCCCGCCGCCGCCCTTGACGGAGGCTCTGCGAGCCGCACCCCCGTCCTGGACGTCCGGGAGCTGCCCGGGGCGCTGTCGAACACCTCGCACGGCGAGGGCATCGTGCGCGGCGTGGGCTACGCGGTCGGCCTGAAGAACGTCGGCTTCTCCGAGGGCTTCGACGACTACTCCACCGCGCGGGTCCGGCTGGAGGTGATCGGCGGCGAGCCGGTGGCGATGGTGCACACCGCGATGGCCGAGGTCGGCCAGGGCGGGGTGACCGTGCACGGGCAGATCGCCCGGACCGAGCTGGGTGTGGAGCGGGTGACCATCCACCCGGCCAACACCGAGGTCGGCTCGGCCGGTTCCACCTCCGCCTCGCGGCAGACGTACATGACCGGCGGCGCGGTGAAGCTGGCCGCCGAGGCGGTCCGCAACGAGCTGTTCAACCTGGGCCGCAGCCGCTACGGCTGGACCAGCAACGACCTGTCGCTGGTCGGCGGCAAGGTGGTCTCCGCCTCCAGCGGGGTGCTGGTCTCCATCGTCGACCTGCTCGGCGACCAGGCCATCGACCTGACCCGGGAGCACCACCACCGGCCCACCGTCCCCTTCGACAAGGAGACCGGCCAGGGCTTCGGCCACGTGCAGTACACCTTCTGCGCGCACCGCGCGGTGGTGGACGTGGACGTGGAGCTGGGCCTGGTCAAGGTGGTCGAGCTGGCCGCCTGCCAGGACGTCGGCAAGGCGCTCAACCCGCTGTCGGTGATCGGCCAGATCCAGGGCGGCTCCACCCAGGGCCTCGGGCTCGCGGTGATGGAGGAGATCATCACCCGGGACGGGAAGGTGCGTAACCCCTCCTTCACCGACTACCTGATCCCCACCATCCTGGACACCCCGCCGCAGCCGGTCGAGATCCTGGAGCTCCCCGACCCGCACTCGCCCTACGGGCTGCGCGGCGTGGGTGAGGCCCCCACCCTCTCCTCCACCCCGGCCATCGTCTCGGCGATCCGGGCCGCGACCGGCCTGGCGCTGAACCGGGTACCGGTCCGGCCGGAGCACATCACCGGCACCTGA
- a CDS encoding (2Fe-2S)-binding protein, with translation MRVTFNANGREVEADDVWEGESLLFMLRERLGLPGSKNACEQGECGSCTVYLDGSPVCGCLVAAGQVQGREVRTVEGLADAETGLDPVQQAFIDAGAVQCGFCTPGLLVQTHDLLAREPQPSDNDIREALSGNLCRCTGYEKIMDAVRLASARTCHQSEVSQ, from the coding sequence ATGAGGGTGACCTTCAACGCCAACGGCCGTGAGGTCGAAGCGGACGACGTGTGGGAGGGCGAGAGCCTGCTGTTCATGCTGCGCGAACGCCTCGGCCTGCCCGGCTCCAAGAACGCCTGCGAGCAGGGCGAGTGCGGCTCCTGCACGGTCTACCTGGACGGCTCGCCGGTCTGCGGCTGCCTGGTGGCGGCGGGCCAGGTGCAGGGCCGCGAGGTCCGCACGGTCGAGGGCCTGGCGGACGCCGAGACCGGGCTCGACCCGGTGCAGCAGGCGTTCATCGACGCCGGGGCGGTCCAGTGCGGCTTCTGCACCCCGGGGCTGCTGGTGCAGACCCACGACCTGCTCGCCCGCGAGCCGCAGCCCAGCGACAACGACATCCGCGAGGCCCTGTCCGGCAACCTGTGCCGCTGCACCGGCTACGAGAAGATCATGGACGCGGTCCGGCTGGCCTCCGCCCGCACCTGTCACCAGTCGGAGGTGTCCCAGTGA
- a CDS encoding xanthine dehydrogenase family protein subunit M — protein sequence MEFLRPATWDEALAAKAENPSALPISGGTDVMVELNFDRHRPAALLDLNRITELTTWETGTFEGQRGEVVRLGAAVPYARITRELSVQLPGLALAGNTVGSPQIRNRGSVGGNLGGASPAGDAHPALLAAGRDVFVEAASVRGTRLIAIDDFYVGVKRNSLEPDELIRAVRIPVADGPQQFSKIGTRNAMVIAVCAFGFALHPRTGTVGTGIGSAAPTPRRAVPAEDFLAGELAERDLWRTGGLIGPAAVQRFGELVAASASPIDDVRGTASYRRHALAVMARRTLTWTWTDYTQSLRSAA from the coding sequence ATGGAGTTCCTGCGGCCCGCCACCTGGGACGAGGCACTCGCGGCGAAGGCCGAGAACCCGTCCGCACTGCCGATCTCCGGCGGCACCGACGTGATGGTCGAGCTCAACTTCGACCGCCACCGGCCCGCCGCGCTGCTCGACCTGAACCGGATCACCGAGCTGACCACCTGGGAGACCGGCACCTTCGAGGGACAGCGGGGCGAGGTGGTCCGGCTCGGCGCGGCAGTGCCGTACGCCAGGATCACCCGGGAGCTCTCGGTGCAACTGCCCGGTCTGGCGCTCGCGGGCAACACCGTGGGCTCGCCGCAGATCCGCAACCGGGGCAGCGTGGGCGGCAACCTCGGCGGGGCCTCCCCCGCCGGTGACGCCCACCCCGCGCTGCTGGCGGCCGGGCGGGACGTGTTCGTCGAGGCCGCCTCCGTGCGCGGCACCCGGCTGATCGCCATCGACGACTTCTACGTCGGGGTCAAGCGCAACTCGCTGGAGCCGGACGAGCTGATCCGCGCGGTCCGGATCCCGGTCGCGGACGGACCGCAGCAGTTCTCGAAGATCGGCACCCGCAACGCCATGGTCATCGCGGTCTGCGCGTTCGGCTTCGCGCTGCACCCCCGCACCGGCACCGTCGGCACCGGCATCGGTTCCGCCGCGCCGACCCCGCGCCGCGCCGTCCCCGCCGAGGACTTCCTCGCCGGTGAGCTGGCCGAGCGCGACCTGTGGCGTACCGGCGGGCTGATCGGCCCGGCGGCCGTCCAGCGCTTCGGCGAGCTGGTCGCGGCCTCCGCGTCGCCCATCGACGACGTCCGCGGCACCGCCTCGTACCGGCGCCACGCGCTCGCGGTGATGGCCCGCCGCACCCTGACCTGGACCTGGACCGATTACACGCAGTCGCTGAGGAGCGCAGCATGA